A portion of the Gorilla gorilla gorilla isolate KB3781 chromosome X, NHGRI_mGorGor1-v2.1_pri, whole genome shotgun sequence genome contains these proteins:
- the LOC109024637 gene encoding large ribosomal subunit protein eL37-like, with the protein MITYTENPKKSTKKLLEVIKSRSEVTKGTSSFGKPHIKTHTLRCCYSSNTCHFQKSMCGKCRYPPKHKIKYNWSAKAKRRNTTGIGVTSYLKIVHHEFRHGLCEGITHKPKGAAVAASSSF; encoded by the exons ATGATCACCTACACAGAAAATCCCAAGAAATCTACCAAAAAACTCCTAGaagtaataa aaagtagaagtGAGGTGACGAAGGGAACGTCATCATTTGGAAAGCCTCACATTAAGACGCACACATTGCGCTGCTGCTACAGCTCTAATACCTGCCACTTTCAGAAGTCAATGTGTGGCAAATGTCGCTACCCTCCCAAgcataaaataaagtataactgGAGTGCTAAGGCTAAAAGACGAAATACCACCGGGATTGGTGTTACTAGTTACCTAAAAATTGTACACCATGAATTCAGGCATGGACTCTGTGAAGGAATAACACATAAACCCAAAGGGGCAGCTGTAGCAGCATCCAGTTCCTTTTAA